CCAGATAATCCGCATTATCCTGCTCTTGGCCTGGCAAGGGTTTTACTAACAGCATCGGCCGCTCCATCGTTAACGCCTCGGAAATCGTGAGTCCTCCCGGTTTTGTCACCATCAGGTCCGCTATCGCCATCAATTCATGCATGCGATCCACATAACCCATAACAGTGATTTGCGGATGACCAGCAAACTCCTCCAGCAGTGCTTGATATAACTTCATATTACGGCCGCACACGACCATAAACCGAACATCCTTTGGGTATGCCCTTGATTTCAAGAGCTCGATAATTTCTTTATCGATCATCCCTTCTCCGCCGCCCATGATCAACACAACCTGCTCGGATGGACGCAAGTCATAATGAGCTCGAAGCCGTCCGGGATCCATTGGCTGACTATACAGCGGATTGACGGGGATGCCGGTTACAGATATCTTTTCGCTTGGCACGCCTTTGCGCTCCAACGCAATCTGTACCACATCGGAACCAACCATGTAATAATCCGTATGAGCGTGTATCCAGTAGCTGTGATCCGTATGGTCCGTCATGACGGTTGCCGTCGGTACATTGGTAAAGCCCATCCCTTTCAGCAGAGACATCCCTGCTGCTGCCGGCGGAAACGTGCTGACCACGATAGCCGGATTTTCCGTTTCCAGCATCGTGCTGAGCTTGTGAAGACTGAAGGTGCTGAAGCGTTTCAGCATATGGATTAGCGTGTTTTCCTCGCGCGTTTTTTGGAATAAATAGCCGTAAACGGATGGGAAATGTTTCATCCACTGCATAAAGAAAAACTGACCGGCCACATGCAGCCGCGGATGGGTTAACTCCATATAATCAATGACTTTAACGCGCAGATGAGGGTAGTTTCTTTTTGCTGATTCCACAATGGCCTTTGATGCCTGGTTGTGACCCTCTCCCAGACTTCCGGTTAATATGATGATTTTTTGCTCATATATGGATCTCATGAATATTACTCCTTATCTAACGTTATGTGATTCCAATGACATGCATCAGGTAAACGACCAGCCATCCTGAACCGAATCCAATCAGACTGCCTGCGAGACAATCCGTCGGGTAATGATATCCCCAATAAATACGGGATAGACCGACCAGCACAGCCAGGATAAGCAGCAGTATCGTCGGCAGCGGTGATACCAGAAAGAGCAGTGGTGTAATCACGGCAAAGATCGCTGTGGTATGTCCTGACGGGAATGAATAGTCCTTCAATGGGAAATTTCCAATCTTCACCTGCTCCAGAACCCGGAATGGGCGATCTCTTCTGACGATCTTCTTGATGAGGACAACAATCAGATGGCTAACGGTTAAGGCAATGGCACTCTGATATGCCGTTATGTCCCATGCTTCAAATGCTGCCCAGGCGATGAGCAGTGCACTCAGGATCGTGAAGGTGGCTCCACCGAGATGGGTGATACCTCCGAACAACCGATCAAAAGCTCTGTTGCTGATGGTCTGGTTACACCAGACGAATACCCGATGATCGAATCTCCGCAATCGTTCTATCATTACTCTTCACCTGCCGTTACATCCGTCGATTCTGGCGGACCCTGCACAACAGGGACTTCCGCACGTTTCTTCTTGCGGTTCTTGATAAGACGCACTGTCAGCCAGATCCCTCCTATCAGAGCACCTACAGACAGTAGAATGATCGTAAGTACACCGTCCACCATATGCTCTGCAGCACGCCCGTACACGTAGAACAGGATACCTACGGTATAGAACTTCACGGCACGCCCGAGGGCTGCGTAACTGAGTAGTTTCCATAAAGGATAACTCATACAACCGGAGAGGATGGTGAAGATTTTGAACGGAATCGGCGTAAACGCACCGACAAGAATAGCGGCTTCTCCATGCTTGGTGAACAATGTGGTGGCCGAATCGTACCATTTTTTCTTCATGATCTT
This Paenibacillus sp. JZ16 DNA region includes the following protein-coding sequences:
- a CDS encoding MGDG synthase family glycosyltransferase — encoded protein: MRSIYEQKIIILTGSLGEGHNQASKAIVESAKRNYPHLRVKVIDYMELTHPRLHVAGQFFFMQWMKHFPSVYGYLFQKTREENTLIHMLKRFSTFSLHKLSTMLETENPAIVVSTFPPAAAGMSLLKGMGFTNVPTATVMTDHTDHSYWIHAHTDYYMVGSDVVQIALERKGVPSEKISVTGIPVNPLYSQPMDPGRLRAHYDLRPSEQVVLIMGGGEGMIDKEIIELLKSRAYPKDVRFMVVCGRNMKLYQALLEEFAGHPQITVMGYVDRMHELMAIADLMVTKPGGLTISEALTMERPMLLVKPLPGQEQDNADYLVGIGVARQAMAGELKHQLLTLIKSPSLLREMKRQAALNTHKDSALLVLTRLMDIQQNQHFSREWSEEVNPVPYAVLNREVYVNETLQHYYDSYR
- a CDS encoding phosphatase PAP2 family protein; this encodes MIERLRRFDHRVFVWCNQTISNRAFDRLFGGITHLGGATFTILSALLIAWAAFEAWDITAYQSAIALTVSHLIVVLIKKIVRRDRPFRVLEQVKIGNFPLKDYSFPSGHTTAIFAVITPLLFLVSPLPTILLLILAVLVGLSRIYWGYHYPTDCLAGSLIGFGSGWLVVYLMHVIGIT
- a CDS encoding YqaA family protein produces the protein MDFLRNLGDIGLFIHAMIDAIIFPIPALFSQLSLSALSPDRAIWLATIGFVGCLIGTPIGYGIGKVSGNLVLTKIMKKKWYDSATTLFTKHGEAAILVGAFTPIPFKIFTILSGCMSYPLWKLLSYAALGRAVKFYTVGILFYVYGRAAEHMVDGVLTIILLSVGALIGGIWLTVRLIKNRKKKRAEVPVVQGPPESTDVTAGEE